The genomic DNA GGCGGCGCGGGTCCAGAAGTCTGGGAGAATCGGAGGCGATGTCACTTCCCACCACCGCCACCCGCGACCCGCTGTCCATCGGCGGCATCGAGCTCGACGTGCCCGTCGTGCTCGCACCGATGGCGGGCATCACCAACACGGCGTTCCGCCGGCTCTGCCGCGAGTTCGGCGCCGGCCTCTACGTCAGCGAGATGATCACCAGTCGCGCGCTCGTCGAGCGTACGCCCGAGTCGATGCGGCTCATCACGCACCACGAATCCGAGACGCCCCGGTCGATCCAGCTCTACGGCGTCGACCCGAAGACGGTCGCCGACGCGGTCGCCATGCTCGTCGCCGAAGACCGGGCCGACCACATCGACCTGAACTTCGGATGCCCCGTGCCGAAGGTCACCCGCAAGGGCGGGGGTGCTGCGCTGCCGTGGAAGTCGGGGCTGTTCCGCGGCATCGTCGAGGGCGCGGTCAAGGCTGCGGGCGACATCCCGCTGACGGTGAAGATGCGCAAGGGCATCGACGCCGACCACCTCACCTACCTCGAAGCCGGTCGCATCGCCGAGGGCGCCGGCGTCGCCGCGGTGGCGCTGCACGCGCGCACCGCCGCCGAGTTCTACTCGGGGCAGGCCGACTGGTCGGCCATCGCGAAGCTGAAAGAGACCGTCACGAGCGTGCCGGTGCTCGGCAACGGCGACATCTGGTCGGCCGACGACGCACTGCGCATGGTCGACGAGACGGGGTGCGACGGCGTCGTCGTCGGCCGGGGATGCCTCGGGCGGCCGTGGTTGTTCGGCGATCTGGCCGCGGCGTTCCGCCCGTCGACAGGCTCCCCTTCGACAAGCTCAGGGAGCGTTCGTCATCAGCCGAGCCTCGGCGAGGTGGCGCGCGCCTTCCGCCGGCACGCCGAACTGCTGGTCGAGTTCTTCGACAGCGAAGAGCGCGGGTGCCGCGACATCCGCAAGCACGTCGCCTGGTACTTCAAGGGCTACCCGGTCGGCGGCGAACTGCGGGCCAGGCTCGCGACCGTCGAATCGCTCGCCCACCTCGACGACCTGCTGGGCGAGCTCGACTGGTCGACGCCGTACCCCGGAGAGGGCGCCGAGGGGCCGCGCGGCCGCGCCGGCACGCCGAAGCAGCCCGCGCTGCCCGACGGCTGGCTCGCGTCGCGAGAGCTCGCCGGCCACGACCGCAGCACGCTCGTCGACGCCGAACTCGACACGAGCGGCGGCTGACTTGCGCGAGCGACGACTGTTCGGCGGCTACGACGACGCCGACCACGAACGGCGACTGCCCGAAGACCACTCCTCGCGGCGCAGCGACTTCGCGCGCGACCGAGCCCGCCTGCTGCACTCCAGCGCGCTGCGCCGGCTGGCGGCGAAAACGCAGGTGCTCAGCCCGACCGCCGGTCTCGACTTCGCCCGCAACCGGCTCACGCACTCGCTCGAAGTGGCGCAGATCGGCCGCGAGCTGGCGGCGAATCTGGCGCTCGACCCCGACGTGGTCGACACGGCCTGCCTCGCGCACGACCTCGGGCACCCGCCGTTCGGGCACAACGGCGAGCGGGCCTTGAACGCCTGGGCCGCCGACATCGGCGGGTTCGAGGGCAACGCGCAGACCCTGCGCATCCTCACCCGCCTGGAGCCGAAGGTGTTCGGCGACGACGGCCGCAGCTACGGGCTCAACCTCACCCGCGCGAGCCTCGACGCGAGCTGCAAGTACCCCTGGCCCGAGGACACGGGCGTGCCCGACCCGTCGGGCCGGCGCAAGTTCGGCGTCTACGACGACGACCTCGACGTGTTCCGCTGGCTGCGGCGGGGCGCACCGGCCCGACGCCTCTGCGTCGAGGCGCAGGTGATGGATCTCAGCGACGACATCGCCTACTCGGTGCACGACTTCGAAGACGCGGTGGTGAACGGGTACCTCGACGTCGCGGCCCTGGGCTCCCGAGCCGACCACGACGACCTGGTGCGGTCGATGTACGACTGGATCGGCGGATCGATTCCCCACGACGAACTGATGGCGGCGTTCGACCGACTCGACTCGCTCGACGTGTGGCTCGACTCGTGGGATTCGAGCCGGCGCGACCAGGCCCGCTTGAAGAACCTCACCAGCGAGCTGATCGGCCGGTTCGCCCGTGCCGCCACCGATGCGACGCGCGCAGCGTTCCCGTCGCCGACCCTGATCCGGTTCGACGCCGACGTGGTCGTGCCCCGGGGCATCCAAGCCGAGATCGCAGTGCTGAAGGGCATCGTCGCGACGTTCGTGATGTCGCGCAACACCCGGCAGCCGATCTACGAGCAGCAGCGCGAGGTGCTGACCTCGCTCGCCGACGTGCTCTTCGATCGCGGGCCCGACGCGCTCGACCCCGGGTTCGCCGAAGACTGGGCGGTCGCCGCCGACGACGCCGCGCGCCGACGCGTCGTCGTCGACCAGGTGCAGAGCCTCACCGACCAGTCGGCGCTGGCGTGGTACGAACGGCTCGTGCAGCGATGAGGGTGCGGACTCCCTTCGACGAGCTCAGGGAGCCTGGGTTCGCTGAGCCGGTCGAAGCGGGGCGCCCCTTCGACGAGCTCAGGGAGCCTGGGTTCGCTGAGCCGGTCGAAGCGGGGCGACCCTTCGACGAGCTCAGGGAGCTTGGGTTCGCTGAGCCGGTCGAAGCGGGGCGACCCTTCGACGAGCTCAGGGAGCTTGGGTTCGCTGCGCCGGTCGAGGCGGGGCGCCCCTTCGACGTGCTCAGGGAGCTTGGGCTCGCTGCGCCGGTCGAGGCGGGGCGCCCCTTCGACGTGCTCAGGGAGCTTGGGCTCGCTGAGCCTGTCGAAGCGGGGCGACCCTTCGACGCGCTCCGGGAACCTAGGATGTGACCATGCCCGGCCGGATTCGACAATCAGACGTCGACGAGGTCAAGGCCCGTACGAACATCGCCGACATCGTCGGCGAACACGTGAGCCTGAAGTCCGCGGGCGTCGGTTCGATGAAGGGGCTCTGCCCGTTCCACGACGAGCGCAGCCCGAGCTTCCACGTGCGGCCCGGCCTCGGGTACTACCACTGCTTCGGCTGCGGCGAGTCGGGCGATGTGTACACGTTCCTCCAGCGCATGGACCATGTGACGTTCAGCGAGGCCGTCGAGCGGCTCGCGGGCCGGCTCGGCTACCAGCTCCACTACGAGGACGGCGGCCCCGCGCAGGACCACGGCAACCGCGCGCGGCTGCTGGCGGCGAACCAGGCGGCGGCGGAGTTCTTCGTCGAGCAGCTCGGCACGCCCGAGGCCGAGGTGGGGCGCCGGTTCCTGGGGGAGCGCGGCTTCGACGCCGAGGCGGCGTCCCGGTTCGGCGTCGGCTTCGCGCCGAAGAGCTGGGATCGCTTGACGAACCACCTGAAGAGCCGCGGGTTCACCACCGACGAGCTCGCGGCCGCGGGCCTCGTCTCGCAGGGCGACCGGGGGGTGTACGACCGGTTCCGCGGGCGGCTGGTGTGGCCGATCCGCGATGTCACCGGCCAGACCGTGGGGTTCGGCGCGCGACGCCTGCTCGACGACGACAACGGCCCGAAGTACCTGAACACCCCCGAGACGGCGCTGTACCGCAAGGCGCAGGTGCTCTACGGCCTCGACCTGGCCAAGCGCGACATCTCGAAGTCGCATCGCGTGGTCGTCGTCGAGGGGTACACCGATGTGATGGCGTGCCACCTCGCCGGCGTCACCACCGCGATCGCCACCTGCGGCACGGCGTTCGGCGTCGAGCACATCAAGGTGCTGCGCCGGGTGCTGGGCGACGACTCGGGCGTCGGCGAGGTGGTGTTCACGTTCGACGGCGACGCGGCGGGCCAGCAGGCGGCGATGCGGGCGTTCGCGGAAGAGCAGCGGTTCCAGGCGCAGACCTACGTCGCGGTCGCGCCCGAGGGGCTCGACCCGTGCGACCTGCGACTGTCGCGGGGCGACCGCGCGGTGCGCGACCTCGTCGAGACCCGCACCCCGATGTTCGACTTCGTGATCCGCCACACCGTGACGAAGTTCGACCTCGAAACGGTCGAGGGGCGGGTCGGGGCGTTGCGGGCGGCGGCGCCGATCGTCGCCGACCTGCGCGACCCGGCCATGCGGCCCGGCTATACGCGCGAGCTCGCGCGCATGCTCGGCATGGAGCTCGGCGAGGTCGATCGCGCCGTCCGGGCCGCGCGCGGCCGCGCGCCCGACACCGCTTCGGCGCGGCAGGGTCGCGGCGAGGCATCCGGCGAGGCATCCGGTCGCGGCGGTGAGCTCCAGACGGATGCTCCGGTGCGCCCGTTCTCGATCACCGAGCTGCCCGGCGACCCGTCGACCCGGCTCGAACGCGACGCGCTCCAGGCGATGCTGCAGTACCCCGAGTCGGTCGGCGACGACCTCATCCGCCGGGCCACCGACAGCCGGTTCGGCAACGAGACGCTCGCGGTGGTGCGCGACGGCATCGCGTCGACGCTCGCCGCCGACGGCTCGGTGAAGGTCGACCGGGTGATGGCCGAGGTGCCGGCGCCGTACGCCGGGGTGGTGCAGCAGCTCGCGGTCGCGCCGGTGCCGCAGCGCAGCACGGGCGAGCTCTCGGTCTACGTGACCGGCGTGGTCGGCGCCCTCGTCGAGCGCGAACTGCTGCGTCAGAAGCGCGAACTCCTCGGCCGCCTGCAGCGCACCGATGCGTCCGATCGCGAAACCTTCGCGAGCATCCAGCGCGCGCTCGTCGACATCGAACGCGAACGACGGGCGCTCGCGGGCGACTGAGGCGGCCTCAGCCGCGCTGGATGATGCGGTCGAGTTCCGTGCGCAGCTTCGCCTCGTCCGCGCCGCCGGGCCACAGCTTCAGCAGGCGCCCGTCGGCATCGACGAGGGCCGTCATCGGCGGCTCGTCGACCGCGTAGGACCGCCAGATCCGCAGGTCGGGGTCGTGGATGACCGGCTGCTCGACGCCGAGGTCGTCGAGATGCCGCATCAGGTCGTCGACGCCGTCGGCAGGGTCGCCCGCGACGAGCGCGACCGTGATCGCGTCGCCGTAGTCGCGGGTGATCGCGTCGATGACGCCCTGCTGCTCGTCGCAGCGCGTGCACCAGGATGTGGTGAACTGCAGCACGGCGGGGCGTTCGCCCCACAGCGTCTCGCCGTCGACCGCGGTCCCGTCGACGAGGGCGGCGTCGATCGCGGGCGCGTTCGGCGCCGACTCCGTCGAGACGAAGGTGATGTCGTCGGGCACGGTGCCCGGCAGACGGTCGGCACCTCCGCGAGGCCCTGAGGTGCAGCCCGCGAGCGCGAGCGCCAGGAGCGCGGCGGCCACGGCCGCGGCGGCCGACCGGATGCGCGGGGAGAGTCGGGGCATCAGCGGTCTCCGGTCTCGAGGATGACGCCGGGATCGGCGATGGGCGGGACCGCGAGCGGGGGCGTGTCGCCGTCGGCGCTGCGGTACCGGTAGGTGCCGGCGTCGTGCCCGTCGATGCTCGCGGCGTACTCGACGTCGGTCGCCAGGCCCTGAGGTTCGATGCGGAACCGGCAGGCCGTCGGAATCCGGGGCGCCGCCCCGTAGTCGAGGTTGTCGATGCGCACCGCCTCGCCGTCGGGCAGCTCGATCGCGATGCGTTCGTCGTCGTGCTCGAGCACGAGCTCCGAGCCGCGGTGGATGTACTGGTAGGGCCGGGCGCCCGAACAGGCCTCGCCGGCGACGCGCAGGTGCGCGTCGCGGACGAGCACGTCGAACGCGGCGCCGGAGGCGCCGCCACCGGTGCGGCCGTCGGCGGACGCGTCGGCGCACCCCGTGAGCCAGAGCGCGGCGAGTGCGGCGACCGCCGCAGCGATGCCGGGGGAGGGATCTGGTCATGGTGCGACTCCGAGGTCTTCCGGGCGGGACGGGTGCCTCCCCGCTTCCACGGGGAGGCACCCGACCGTCTCGACGCTAGTTCAGTGTGAACGTGAGCGTCGTGGCGTTGCCCGCCACGTCGTATACGACGAGCGTGTTCTCGCCTGCGACACCGCCGAACGCGCCGGGCTTGACGAAGTTGAGATCACTCCACGCGTTGTCCGTGAGATCCTTCACCACCCCGTTCAGCGTCAGCTTGTCGATCTTGCCGGCGTCGAAGAGCTTGAAGCTCACCAGCGAGTACACGCCGTCGGCGCCGGCCGTCTCGTTCGCGCCCGTCTTCACCGTGACCGTCGGCGCCGTCGCGTCGATCGAGAACGCGAACGTCCCGGTCTTCGCGATGTTGCCGGTGAGGTCTTCGGCGTTGTACTTGACGGTGTAATCGCCGTCGGGCAGCGCGACCGTGGCGACATGCGTGGCGCTCGAGGCGCCGTTCGCCGCGGTCTGCGTGCTCTTGAACAGCGTGCCGTTCTGGTAGATGTTCGCGACGACGCGCTTCAGCGCGTAGTTGTCGGTCGCATCGACCTGGATCGACAGCGCCTGGAACGGCCCGGCGGTGGTCGGGGTGACCAGGGTCGCCACCGGCTTGACCGCGTCCACGAGCGAGGTCGTGGTCGAGGCCGTCGCAGCCGGGTCGCTCTCAGAGGTCACGGTGACCGTGACGGCGGGAACGGCGGTCGGCGCGCCGTCGCCCTCGTACACCAGGTGCACGGGCACGTCCTTGGTCGCCCCGGTGCCCAGCGCGACGAGCGCGTTCGGCAGCTGCACGCGCCATCCGCCCGCCTCGCCCTGGATCGCCGCGGCGACCCGGTAGACGTCACCGTCGGAGAGCGCGTCGGCACCGGCGGCGCCGGTGTTCGTCACCGGAACCGTGAGGCCGATCAGGCCGCTCTCGGTCGAGCCCGAGGAGACGGGCTGGCCGAGCGCGACACCGCGCGCCTGCGTCGAGGTCGACGTCAGCGAGCGGATGGCCACGTCGTAGGACAGCAGGCCCTGGTCGTCGCGCTCCACATCGGTGATGTAGAAGTGCAGGCCGTTGGCCTCGTCGACGTACTCGTACTCCGAGCCGGAATCGGTTCCGGCGTGGAAGAGGGCGTCGTTGAGCTGGCGCTGGTCACCGCGGGTGATCATCACGGGCGTGCCGTCGGGGCGGACGTAGTCGACGGTGTCGATGTCCTGCGGGTTGGCGTCGATCGTCCAGATGAAGGGGTTCGAGTCCCGGTTCTTCGTCTTCGCGATCATGACGCCGTGGTCGGGCTGGAACGAGTCCGTGCCCATCCGGTCGATCACCTCGAGCGTGTAGTTGTCGAAGTTGCCGCCGTCGCAGTCCCATGTGGCGTTGCCCGCCGCGTCCCGGCCCTGCCGGGTGCACGAGCCGGTCGAGTTGTCGGCGGGGGCCGAGTCGGGCTTGTCCAGCACGAGGTTCACTCCCGTCGTCAGCCCTTCGCCCATCACCGCGCGCGACGTGATCCGCGTGCTCACGAGCCCGACCTGGTCGAGGGTCGCCTCGGGCAGGTTGACGTACTCGGACTCGTCGATGATGTTCAGGTTGATGCGGTTGCGAAGCGCGACGCCCGCGGGCTGCGAGCCGCCGGCGATCGACGGGACGCTCCACCGCTGGTGGGTGCCGCCCGGGCCGTTGAACGAACCGCGCGCGAGCACGTCGAACGGGCCGCTGGTGTCGCGCAGCGGGCCGCCGTCGGCGCCCTCGGTGCCGTACGGGTTGCCGTAGTTGTCGGAGATGCCGAGGATGTGGCTGAACTCGTGCGCGAAGGTGCCCATGCCCGACGACTCCGCCTGCGTGGAGTTGCCGGCGCGCCCGCCGGACGCGAAGTTCGCGTTCGGCCAGTGGTTGATGGCCGCCTGCCACGAGGTCCACGGGATGTACCGCGTCTTCGCCCAGTTCTTCATCGGCTGGCCGTTCTGGTCGAGCGCCACGCCGTTCTCGTCGCGCGGCGGACCGAAGTCGTCGGTGACGTCCTCGGGGTTCTCGAACAGCATCTGCCCGAACTCCTCCCACGTCGAGGACTCGTCGTGGCCGGCGGTGATGTAGAACACCTGGTCGAACTCGCGCAGCGGGTCGGGAACGCCCATGTCGGCGCCCCACAGCGAGAGCGCGTCGGTCCGGATGTTCTTATTGCAGCTGAGGCCCTGCGGGCAGTACGCGCTGTTGCCCGCGGCGCCCGGGTCCTTGTTGAACGAGTCGTTCAGGCCGTACTCCTCGATGTTGCCGGGGAGCTTGTACGGACCGAACGCCTCCATCTGCACGCTGAGGCGGCCGCCCGACTGCTCCATCCAGTACTCGTTGATGGTGCGGCCGTGGTTCAGCTCGTTCGGCGTGTTCAGGAGGTCGAGGTAGAACTGCGGAACGTCCTCGCGGTCGAGGCCGTTGGCGATCGAGGACGGGTCGCCGAACGGGTGAGCGCCCTCCTCCTCGGTCACGAGGAACGGCTGGTTCTCGAAGTCCAGCAGCACGATCGCGCCGTTGAACTGCCGAGTGCTGCCCTCGGTGTCGTCGGCCCAGTCGGTGCCCGGGACGGGGACGTAGTCGTCCCAGGTCATGTCGTCCATGTTGACCCAGTTCTGCGGGTCGATCGGATCGAGCACCGCGGGGTCGATGGGCGGGGGAGCGGCCGGCGCGGCGGCGGCCGTGGTCGAGGCGGCGGCCGCGGCCAGCACACCGGATGCCGCGACGAGCGCGACTCCGGTCCGCAGGCGACGGCGACGTTGCATCCTGCTCAATTCAGCTCCTTCATCAGCGGGGCCGTCGACGGGCGCCGGCGACCCGTGTGCGCCGACCGAGGTCGGCGATCCGCTCCCGATCGTGGTGCTGCGAGGACCGGATTACTCGGGAGCTTGGCAGGAGCCGTGGAGGTAATGCATCACATTTCGCGAGATCCATGCGTGGGAATCGGGGAACGGTATTCATCGAAATTTCCAACGGTTTCATTCGAGCAACACGTCTTCTGCTCGAATGATCGTCCGTGCTACCTCTAGGGAGACCGGGGTGCGAACGACCGCGGGGGCAACATTGCAGATCCATAAACATTGCCCCGGCCGTCGGCCGCTCCGCAGGGTGTTCCCCGGGGCCTGTGCTAGGCCTGAACCAGCAACGGCGTGGCTGCCCCGGCCACGTGCGTCGAATCCACAGGAAGAGGTAGACGGATATGGCATCCGCATCCCAGACCGGCCGCGGCATCGCCGTGGTCGCCGGGCTCTCGGTCGCCGCTCTCGCACTCGCCGGCTGCAGCGCCGGCGGTGGCGGAGGCGACCAGGGCGGCGGCGCGAGCACGCTGACCATCGGCACGACCGAGCAGGTCACGGCGCTCGACCCGGCCGGCTCGTACGACAACGGCTCCTTCGCCGTCATGAACCAGGTGTACCCGTTCCTGCTGAACACCCCCTACGGCAGCCCCGACGTCGAGCCCGACATCGCGGAGTCGGCCGAGTTCACCTCCGACACCGACTACACGGTGAAGCTCAAGGAGGGTCTGAAGTTCGCGAACGGCAACGACCTGACCTCCTCCGACGTCAAGTTCACGTTCGACCGTCAGCTGGACATCGCCGACCCGAACGGCCCCTCGTCGCTGCTGTACAACCTCGACAGCATCGAGACGCCCGACGACCTCACCGTCGTCTTCCACCTCATCTCGCCGAACGACCAGATCTTCCCGCAGATCCTGTCGAGCCCGGTGGGCCCGATCGTCGACGAAGAGGTCTTCTCGGCCGACTCGCTCACGAGCGACGACGACATCATCGAGGGCAAGCCGTTCGCCGGCCAGTACACGATCACGAGCTACTCGTTCAACGAGCTCATCGCGTACCAGGCGAACCCCGACTACGAGGGTCTGCTCGGCCCGGCTGAGACCGAGAAGATCAACGTCAAGTACTACACCGACGCGTCGAACCTGAAGCTCGACGTCCAGGAAGGCAACATCGACGTCGCGAACCGCACCCTGAGCGCGACCGACATCGAGGACCTCCGCGGCAACGACAACGTCAAGGTCGTCGACGGCCCCGGCGGCGAGATCCGCTACCTGGTCTTCAACTTCAACACGATGCCGTTCGGCGCGACGACCGCGGAGGCCGACCCGGCCAAGGCGCTCGCCGTCCGTCAGGCGGTGGCCGACCTGATCGACCGCGACGCGATCTCGGAGGACGTGTACAAGGGCACCTTCACGCCGCTGTACTCGTACATCCCGGCGGGCCTCACCGGCGCCACCGAGTCCCTGAAGGGCCTCTACGGCGACGGCAACGGCCAGCCCGACCCCGACAAGGCGGCCGAGCGGCTCGCCGCGGCGGGCGTCTCGACGCCGCTGGACATCTCGATCCAGTACGTCGCCGAGCGCTACGGCCCCTCGTCGAGCGACGAGTACGCGATCATCAAGGACAACCTCGAGTCGAGCGGCCTGTTCAAGGTCAACCTGCAGTCGACCGAGTGGGTCCAGTACTCGAAGGACCGCGTCGCGGACCTCTACCCGGCCTACCAGCTGGGTTGGTTCCCCGACTACTCGGACGCCGACAACTACCTCACGCCGTTCTTCCTCACCGAGAACTTCCTGGCGAACCACTACGACAACCCCGAGGTGAACGACCTCGTCCTCGAGCAGGCCACCACGGCCGACCCCGATGCGCGCACCGCGCTCATCGAGGAGATCCAGGACAAGGTGGCGGCCGACCTCTCCACCATCCCCTACATGCAGGGCGCTCAGGTGGCCGTGGTGGGCAAGGACGTCAGCGGCGCCGAGAAGACGCTGGATGCCTCGTTCAAGTTCCGCTACGCCGCGCTCTCGAAGGGCTAGGCCTACGGGCTAAAGTCGATCCCAGCTCGACCGACGGGGGCGACCCGCTTGTGCGGGTCGCCCCCGTTCTCTGCAATGTGAGGAATGCATGTCCGCTGTCGACCTGACACCGCAGCCCGGTACGCCGGCTGCGGGCGCGACCAGACCGAAATCCGGGAGAGGCGGGTTCGGGCGTTACCTGCTCGTCCGATTCCTGCTGATCTTCCCCACCATCTTCATCCTCGTCACGCTCGTGTTCTTCCTGATGCGACTGACCGGCGACCCGATCACGGCGGCCCAGGGCGGGCGCCTCGGGCCCGCCGAGCTCGAGCAGCTGCGCGCCGCGGCCGGATTCGACCGCCCCGTCCTGGTGCAGTACTTCGAGTACATCGGGCGCATCTTCGTGCTCGACTTCGGCACGACGTACACCACCAACCGCCCGGTGATCGAGGTGCTGCTCACGTACGGCCCCGCCACGTTCGAGCTCGTCTTCTACTCGCTCATCGTCGCCTTCGCGGTCGGCATCCCGCTCGGGCTGCGGGCCGCGTACCACCGCGACAAGCCCGAAGACGCGGTCTACCGGGTGCTCGCCATCTGGTGGTACGCGGTGCCGGTCTTCTTCGCCGGCCTCATCCTGAAGCTCATCTTCTCGGTGTGGTTGAAATGGTTCCCCGTCGCGGGACGTTCCAGCGTCGCCTCCGAGATCCAGATGCAGACGCTGCCGAACCGCACGGGCATCTACACGATCGACGCGATCCTGACCGGCGACCCGGCCGTCATCGGCGACGTCCTCTCGCACGTGGTGCTGCCCGCGATCACGCTGGGCCTGCTGACGGCGGGCATCTTCCTGCGGCTCGTGCGCACGAACGTCATCGGCACCCTCTCCACCGACTACGTCGACGCGGCGCGCTCGCGGGGCGTTCGGGAGTCGCGGCTGCTGCGCACCCACGCCTACCGGCCGGCGCTCATCCCGATCATCACGGTGATCGGCCTGCAGATCGCCCTGCTGCTCGGCGGTGCGGTGCTGACCGAGACCACCTTCGAGTGGCGCGGGCTGGGATTCCAGCTGGCCGAGTTCCTCGAGAACCGCGACTTCATCGCCGTGCAGGGCATCGTCGCGCTGCTGGCGGTGATCGTCGCCGTCACGAACTTCGTGGTCGACATCATCGCCGCCTTCATCGACCCGAGGGTGAGGTACTGACATGACCGCGACCACCCCCGTCGCCACCATGGCGCCCCAGAAGCGACGCCTCGTCGACCGCCTGCCGGTCGTGCACCAGCTGCGGCAGAGCGTGGGCCTCCAGCGCGGCATGCTCGTCGCGGGCCTCGTGATGATCGCCGTCTTCGTGCTGTCGGCCGCGTTCGCACCGCTCATCGCCCCGTTCGGGTTCGCGCAGCGCAGCGTCGACGGCGAATCGTTCGGCACCCAGCAGCCGCCTTCGGCCGAGCACTGGTTCGGCACGACCGTCGGCGGCTACGACGTGTTCTCGCGCGTGATCTGGGGCACCCAGACGACGCTGCTCGTCGTGGTCGTCGCCCTCGTGCTGTCGATCTTCATCGGCGTCGCGCTCGGCCTGTACGCCGGGTACTTCGGCGGCTGGCTCGATCGCGTGCTCGTCGTGGTGTGCGACGCGATCTACGCATTCCCGTCGCTGCTGCTGGCGATCGTGCTGTCGATCGTGATCTCGGGCGGACAGTCGAACCTGTGGGGCGGTGTGCTCGCCGCGGCCGCGTCGATCACGGTGATCTACATCCCGCAGTACTTCCGGGTCATCCGCGCCGAGGTCGTGCGGATCAAGGCCGAGGCCTACGTCGAATCGGCGAAGGTGCTCGGAGCATCCAACTCCCGCATCATCTTCCGGCACGTGTTCCGCAACTCGACCCGCACCCTGCCGCTGATCATCACGCTGAACTCGTCGGAGGCGATCCTCACGCTCACCGCGCTCGGCTTCCTCGGCTTCGGCATCGAGCCGACCGCGGCGGCCGAGTGGGGCTACGACCTCTCGAAGGCGCAGTCGGATGTCACGAGCGGCATCTGGTGGACCGCGGTGTTCCCCGGTCTCGCGATCGTGTTCACCGTGCTCGGCATCACGCTCGTCGGCGAGAGCCTCAACGACCTCGCCGACCCGCGCCTGCGGGGCCGGCGCCGGGTCGCTCAGGCCGCCGGCCAGGTCGCGGAGACGTCGGTGGTGCCCGGCGGCACCCTGACGGCGGGCCCCGGCGGGATCGACGGTCTCGAGGGCGGCGACAGCATCGAACAGCACGGAATCGAGGTCAGGCCATGAGCATCGTCAGCATCGAACGCCTCGGCGTGTCGTTCGCGACCGATCAGGGCGCGGTCAAGGCCGTCGACGATGTGAGCCTCAGCGTCTCGCCGGGCGAAGTGCTCGCCATCGTCGGCGAGTCGGGCAGCGGCAAGACCGTCACCGCGAAGACCATCCTCGGGCTGCTGCCCGAGACCGCCACGACGAGCGGCGCGGTCATCCTGTCGAACCGCGAGGGCACGCGCGAACACGACATCATCTCGCTCGACGCGGCCGGGCTGCGCGCGGTGCGCGGCACCGACGTCGCGATGGTGTTCCAGGAGCCGTCGACCGCGCTGAACCCGGT from Agromyces larvae includes the following:
- a CDS encoding deoxyguanosinetriphosphate triphosphohydrolase yields the protein MRERRLFGGYDDADHERRLPEDHSSRRSDFARDRARLLHSSALRRLAAKTQVLSPTAGLDFARNRLTHSLEVAQIGRELAANLALDPDVVDTACLAHDLGHPPFGHNGERALNAWAADIGGFEGNAQTLRILTRLEPKVFGDDGRSYGLNLTRASLDASCKYPWPEDTGVPDPSGRRKFGVYDDDLDVFRWLRRGAPARRLCVEAQVMDLSDDIAYSVHDFEDAVVNGYLDVAALGSRADHDDLVRSMYDWIGGSIPHDELMAAFDRLDSLDVWLDSWDSSRRDQARLKNLTSELIGRFARAATDATRAAFPSPTLIRFDADVVVPRGIQAEIAVLKGIVATFVMSRNTRQPIYEQQREVLTSLADVLFDRGPDALDPGFAEDWAVAADDAARRRVVVDQVQSLTDQSALAWYERLVQR
- the dnaG gene encoding DNA primase is translated as MPGRIRQSDVDEVKARTNIADIVGEHVSLKSAGVGSMKGLCPFHDERSPSFHVRPGLGYYHCFGCGESGDVYTFLQRMDHVTFSEAVERLAGRLGYQLHYEDGGPAQDHGNRARLLAANQAAAEFFVEQLGTPEAEVGRRFLGERGFDAEAASRFGVGFAPKSWDRLTNHLKSRGFTTDELAAAGLVSQGDRGVYDRFRGRLVWPIRDVTGQTVGFGARRLLDDDNGPKYLNTPETALYRKAQVLYGLDLAKRDISKSHRVVVVEGYTDVMACHLAGVTTAIATCGTAFGVEHIKVLRRVLGDDSGVGEVVFTFDGDAAGQQAAMRAFAEEQRFQAQTYVAVAPEGLDPCDLRLSRGDRAVRDLVETRTPMFDFVIRHTVTKFDLETVEGRVGALRAAAPIVADLRDPAMRPGYTRELARMLGMELGEVDRAVRAARGRAPDTASARQGRGEASGEASGRGGELQTDAPVRPFSITELPGDPSTRLERDALQAMLQYPESVGDDLIRRATDSRFGNETLAVVRDGIASTLAADGSVKVDRVMAEVPAPYAGVVQQLAVAPVPQRSTGELSVYVTGVVGALVERELLRQKRELLGRLQRTDASDRETFASIQRALVDIERERRALAGD
- a CDS encoding ABC transporter permease, whose translation is MSAVDLTPQPGTPAAGATRPKSGRGGFGRYLLVRFLLIFPTIFILVTLVFFLMRLTGDPITAAQGGRLGPAELEQLRAAAGFDRPVLVQYFEYIGRIFVLDFGTTYTTNRPVIEVLLTYGPATFELVFYSLIVAFAVGIPLGLRAAYHRDKPEDAVYRVLAIWWYAVPVFFAGLILKLIFSVWLKWFPVAGRSSVASEIQMQTLPNRTGIYTIDAILTGDPAVIGDVLSHVVLPAITLGLLTAGIFLRLVRTNVIGTLSTDYVDAARSRGVRESRLLRTHAYRPALIPIITVIGLQIALLLGGAVLTETTFEWRGLGFQLAEFLENRDFIAVQGIVALLAVIVAVTNFVVDIIAAFIDPRVRY
- the dusB gene encoding tRNA dihydrouridine synthase DusB, encoding MSLPTTATRDPLSIGGIELDVPVVLAPMAGITNTAFRRLCREFGAGLYVSEMITSRALVERTPESMRLITHHESETPRSIQLYGVDPKTVADAVAMLVAEDRADHIDLNFGCPVPKVTRKGGGAALPWKSGLFRGIVEGAVKAAGDIPLTVKMRKGIDADHLTYLEAGRIAEGAGVAAVALHARTAAEFYSGQADWSAIAKLKETVTSVPVLGNGDIWSADDALRMVDETGCDGVVVGRGCLGRPWLFGDLAAAFRPSTGSPSTSSGSVRHQPSLGEVARAFRRHAELLVEFFDSEERGCRDIRKHVAWYFKGYPVGGELRARLATVESLAHLDDLLGELDWSTPYPGEGAEGPRGRAGTPKQPALPDGWLASRELAGHDRSTLVDAELDTSGG
- a CDS encoding ABC transporter substrate-binding protein, whose product is MASASQTGRGIAVVAGLSVAALALAGCSAGGGGGDQGGGASTLTIGTTEQVTALDPAGSYDNGSFAVMNQVYPFLLNTPYGSPDVEPDIAESAEFTSDTDYTVKLKEGLKFANGNDLTSSDVKFTFDRQLDIADPNGPSSLLYNLDSIETPDDLTVVFHLISPNDQIFPQILSSPVGPIVDEEVFSADSLTSDDDIIEGKPFAGQYTITSYSFNELIAYQANPDYEGLLGPAETEKINVKYYTDASNLKLDVQEGNIDVANRTLSATDIEDLRGNDNVKVVDGPGGEIRYLVFNFNTMPFGATTAEADPAKALAVRQAVADLIDRDAISEDVYKGTFTPLYSYIPAGLTGATESLKGLYGDGNGQPDPDKAAERLAAAGVSTPLDISIQYVAERYGPSSSDEYAIIKDNLESSGLFKVNLQSTEWVQYSKDRVADLYPAYQLGWFPDYSDADNYLTPFFLTENFLANHYDNPEVNDLVLEQATTADPDARTALIEEIQDKVAADLSTIPYMQGAQVAVVGKDVSGAEKTLDASFKFRYAALSKG
- a CDS encoding TlpA family protein disulfide reductase, producing the protein MPRLSPRIRSAAAAVAAALLALALAGCTSGPRGGADRLPGTVPDDITFVSTESAPNAPAIDAALVDGTAVDGETLWGERPAVLQFTTSWCTRCDEQQGVIDAITRDYGDAITVALVAGDPADGVDDLMRHLDDLGVEQPVIHDPDLRIWRSYAVDEPPMTALVDADGRLLKLWPGGADEAKLRTELDRIIQRG